One genomic region from Nocardia vinacea encodes:
- a CDS encoding FAD-dependent monooxygenase, producing MSGTRVLVAGASIAGPALAHWLRRRGAEVTVVERAPELRPGGQAVDARGVAKEVIRRMGLDAAIRAARTETAGAYTVDADGNVLETYRADDDGGDGFIAEIEILRGDLSQVLHDDTRDGVEYIFGDRIAELTQDADGVDVTFAGGDRRRFDLVVGADGLHSALRAMVFGPRERFVRHLGHVLAFYSVPNEFELDRWLIDYQESGRSAGLRPIQDATRAMAMFSFPSADLDVDYRDVAAQKRLLRERMAGLGWLTPDILAHLDDTPDFYLDQVAQVVMDRWSSGRVGLLGDAAFSSSPMSGQGTGLALVGAYLLAGELAAAGWDPEAGFAGYERRMRSFVEANQEIGRLNARSRDVPGPDAEPSIDFDSEWFTELVERAINGVELPDYAGVPDSGAPAGPPITSSTKS from the coding sequence ATGAGCGGTACCAGGGTGTTGGTGGCGGGGGCGAGCATCGCGGGGCCCGCGCTGGCCCACTGGCTGCGCCGGCGGGGGGCCGAGGTGACCGTGGTGGAGCGGGCGCCCGAGCTGCGTCCCGGTGGGCAGGCAGTGGATGCGCGTGGGGTGGCCAAGGAGGTCATCCGGCGGATGGGGCTGGACGCGGCGATACGCGCGGCCCGCACCGAGACCGCCGGCGCGTACACCGTGGACGCGGACGGGAACGTGCTGGAGACCTACCGCGCGGACGACGACGGCGGCGACGGGTTCATCGCGGAGATCGAGATCCTGCGCGGGGACCTGTCCCAGGTGCTCCACGACGACACCCGGGACGGTGTCGAGTACATCTTCGGCGACCGCATCGCCGAACTCACCCAGGACGCGGACGGGGTCGACGTGACCTTCGCGGGCGGGGATCGGCGGCGCTTCGACCTGGTGGTCGGGGCGGACGGGCTGCACTCGGCGCTGCGAGCGATGGTCTTCGGGCCGCGGGAGCGGTTCGTCCGCCACCTCGGGCACGTGCTGGCCTTCTACAGTGTGCCCAACGAGTTCGAGCTGGACCGCTGGCTGATCGACTACCAGGAGTCCGGGCGCTCCGCCGGGCTGCGTCCCATCCAGGACGCCACCCGGGCGATGGCTATGTTCTCCTTCCCCTCGGCCGACCTCGACGTCGACTACCGCGACGTCGCGGCCCAGAAGCGCCTGCTGCGCGAGCGAATGGCCGGCCTGGGCTGGTTGACCCCGGACATCCTCGCGCACTTGGACGACACCCCGGACTTCTACCTCGACCAGGTCGCCCAGGTGGTGATGGACCGCTGGTCGAGCGGACGGGTGGGGCTGCTCGGGGACGCGGCGTTCAGCTCGTCGCCGATGTCTGGGCAGGGCACCGGGCTGGCCCTGGTCGGCGCCTACCTGCTGGCTGGAGAGCTGGCTGCCGCCGGGTGGGACCCGGAGGCCGGGTTCGCCGGCTACGAGAGGCGGATGCGCTCGTTCGTCGAGGCCAACCAGGAGATCGGCCGGTTGAACGCGCGCAGCCGCGACGTCCCCGGGCCGGACGCCGAGCCGAGCATCGATTTCGACAGCGAATGGTTCACCGAACTGGTCGAGCGTGCGATCAACGGCGTCGAGCTGCCCGACTACGCAGGGGTGCCGGACTCCGGGGCCCCGGCCGGACCGCCGATCACCTCGTCGACCAAGTCGTAG
- a CDS encoding DUF222 domain-containing protein translates to MNIHSIAAAPDAPAPGWPELADVDLLRTLVETERRRRRLDAAMRAAVAEAERRGLAADTGYRDTVELLTDLLRISAHEARQRIEYAAPQARSRSRKVWRVLAAAS, encoded by the coding sequence GTGAACATACATTCGATCGCGGCGGCGCCGGATGCTCCAGCACCGGGATGGCCGGAACTGGCCGATGTCGATTTGCTGCGCACCCTCGTCGAAACCGAACGCCGTCGGAGGCGACTGGATGCTGCCATGCGCGCGGCCGTCGCCGAAGCCGAGCGTCGTGGCCTCGCCGCAGACACCGGCTATCGGGACACCGTGGAGCTATTGACTGATCTGCTGCGGATCAGTGCCCACGAAGCGCGCCAGCGAATCGAATACGCGGCTCCGCAGGCCCGCTCGCGTTCCAGAAAGGTATGGAGGGTGCTGGCGGCAGCAAGCTGA
- a CDS encoding HEAT repeat domain-containing protein, with the protein MALLVHLTPEKDARRIRRAGITARGFGRGVFCMPVMPSYVLSHQWLRELRRGGQRLIIAVNFRVPDDEPVLVGHYSAASTEMTVAEAVSVILHAEDARGYQIVVPRSIAPAELHRVRHVRQVTGWRYHPNAHGRPPCACPACLGPGEFKAADLRRRFPTEPPELTKPQLLDQLRNAGNDDELIDALYGLGRRSRGDVADIAHLLDHANPEVRHALALALHSYRGSEARRLVALLAADPDAEVRDAATTRP; encoded by the coding sequence GTGGCCCTGCTAGTGCACCTGACACCGGAGAAGGACGCTCGGCGAATCCGCCGTGCGGGCATCACAGCGCGTGGCTTTGGGCGCGGAGTGTTCTGTATGCCGGTGATGCCGTCCTATGTGCTGTCGCATCAATGGTTGCGCGAGCTGCGCCGCGGCGGGCAGCGGCTGATCATCGCGGTGAATTTCCGGGTACCCGACGACGAACCCGTCCTCGTTGGACACTACTCGGCCGCCAGCACGGAAATGACTGTGGCCGAGGCCGTTTCGGTGATTCTTCACGCCGAGGACGCGCGCGGATACCAGATCGTCGTACCTCGTTCGATCGCCCCCGCCGAGCTGCATCGAGTTCGGCATGTACGACAGGTGACGGGGTGGCGGTATCACCCGAACGCGCACGGTCGCCCACCCTGTGCCTGTCCTGCGTGCCTGGGACCTGGAGAATTCAAGGCCGCCGACCTTCGCCGCCGGTTCCCCACCGAACCCCCGGAGCTCACGAAACCTCAACTGCTGGACCAATTACGTAACGCGGGCAACGATGACGAGCTGATCGACGCCCTCTACGGCTTGGGCCGTCGTAGTCGTGGTGATGTCGCCGACATCGCGCACCTGCTCGACCATGCCAACCCCGAGGTCCGTCACGCTCTCGCGTTGGCATTGCACAGTTACCGTGGCAGCGAGGCCCGCCGACTGGTGGCCCTCTTGGCCGCCGATCCCGATGCCGAAGTACGTGACGCGGCGACGACGCGACCATAG
- a CDS encoding NADP-dependent oxidoreductase, translating to MPRIVRPIAYGTPDVLAITEVPTPRAAADGVVVEVRAAGVNPIDWKLYSGAFHAVDDDHKDAAGVAASMPSIGLECAGVVTEVGADVTGVQVGDEVIVYPVTAAYADYVTAPATSIFTKPAGIGWAQAGSLMLTGTTAVHALHAAGVDAGDTVLVHGGAGGVGLMGVQLATARGATVIATAAERNHALLRELGAIPVVYGPGLADRVNSAAPQGITAAVDFAGTDEALDVSLELVADRTRIASIAGSPRRAATGIKLLGYGPGQDAGTEVRGTARGELVERAGSGALRVIVDTTFPLAQAAKAHEVGIAGHAPGKLVLIP from the coding sequence ATGCCCAGAATCGTGCGTCCGATCGCCTACGGCACACCCGATGTGCTCGCCATAACCGAGGTGCCGACTCCGCGCGCGGCCGCCGACGGCGTGGTCGTCGAGGTCCGGGCCGCAGGGGTCAACCCGATCGACTGGAAGCTCTACAGCGGGGCTTTCCACGCCGTGGACGACGACCATAAGGACGCCGCCGGGGTCGCCGCCTCGATGCCATCGATCGGTCTGGAGTGCGCGGGCGTCGTCACCGAGGTTGGTGCGGATGTAACCGGTGTGCAGGTCGGGGACGAGGTCATCGTGTACCCCGTGACGGCCGCCTACGCCGACTACGTCACGGCCCCGGCCACGTCGATCTTCACCAAGCCCGCGGGGATCGGGTGGGCCCAGGCAGGGTCGCTGATGCTGACCGGCACCACCGCCGTCCACGCGCTGCACGCCGCCGGCGTGGATGCCGGCGACACGGTGCTCGTCCACGGCGGGGCCGGCGGGGTTGGCCTGATGGGAGTGCAGCTGGCCACCGCTCGGGGTGCGACGGTGATCGCCACCGCCGCCGAGCGCAACCACGCACTGTTGCGCGAGCTCGGCGCCATCCCCGTCGTCTACGGCCCTGGGCTCGCCGACCGGGTGAACTCCGCCGCGCCGCAGGGCATCACCGCCGCAGTCGACTTCGCCGGTACCGACGAGGCGCTCGACGTCTCGCTGGAGCTGGTGGCCGACCGCACCCGGATCGCCTCGATCGCCGGGTCGCCACGCCGCGCCGCGACCGGCATCAAGCTGCTCGGCTACGGGCCGGGACAGGACGCGGGCACCGAAGTCCGCGGCACCGCCCGCGGTGAACTCGTCGAGCGGGCCGGGTCCGGCGCGCTGCGCGTCATCGTCGATACCACCTTCCCGCTCGCCCAGGCCGCGAAAGCCCACGAGGTCGGCATCGCCGGACACGCACCCGGCAAGCTCGTGCTGATTCCCTGA
- a CDS encoding alpha/beta hydrolase produces MITNPQTTPILFLSGAGLPAWIWDDVRDSLPVESVVATSPRQADATLRDYVDAALAQAPGPVFTIVAHSIGGVVASEIAASAPERIDGLLGIAVSVPTTGTSYLDAMPLPPRLVMGLIMRFAGTKPPEKAIRSGLCSGLGDADTARIVEEFAPESPRLYRDRVSARTFPARSGYVVTTSDRVILAAEQQKHAAELGSKFHREMLTGHLPMLEDPALLTKIVEEFKSQD; encoded by the coding sequence ATGATCACGAACCCGCAGACCACGCCGATCCTATTCCTCAGTGGCGCCGGGCTTCCGGCCTGGATCTGGGATGACGTTCGAGATTCACTACCTGTCGAATCGGTCGTCGCGACCTCCCCACGACAGGCCGACGCGACCTTGCGCGACTACGTCGACGCTGCGTTGGCGCAGGCACCCGGCCCGGTATTCACAATCGTGGCTCACTCGATCGGTGGGGTCGTCGCAAGTGAGATCGCGGCAAGCGCACCTGAGCGCATCGACGGACTGCTCGGCATCGCAGTATCCGTGCCGACCACCGGAACCTCATACCTCGACGCGATGCCGCTACCACCACGACTTGTCATGGGCCTCATCATGCGGTTCGCCGGAACCAAGCCTCCCGAAAAGGCAATTCGTTCTGGATTGTGCTCCGGGCTCGGCGACGCCGACACCGCGCGCATCGTCGAGGAGTTCGCGCCGGAGTCACCGCGCCTCTATCGAGATCGCGTGTCGGCCCGCACCTTCCCGGCACGAAGCGGATATGTCGTGACTACGTCGGACCGCGTGATCCTCGCCGCAGAACAACAGAAGCACGCCGCCGAGCTGGGTTCGAAGTTTCACCGCGAGATGCTCACGGGCCACCTCCCGATGCTCGAGGATCCGGCATTACTCACCAAGATCGTCGAGGAATTCAAGTCCCAGGACTGA
- a CDS encoding wax ester/triacylglycerol synthase family O-acyltransferase, producing the protein MSHADLKPARHLDVRIMTPGQLASGTPAEPAKPSQRIPLSGENGPSRQLSSLDVLLLNAESPTMLLHVGSVTLLEPPTAGSALDVTVLRRLIASRLHLTAPLRWRLRTVPFGLDLPYWEDSDTIDLGYHVRDTRLPEDSTDQALAELAARLHAQPLDRSRPLWECHLISGLAEGRQAIYTKVHHALIDGVSGAEVMAALFDIVPESQPVPPPPDGLRLARTPKPAEIVGRGIAHTVTRQADRVRLPMRLGPMLPNALADMPKVTSTLPGNGPNGTDRSFAFVSLPLDTVKQVKNSFGGTVNDVVMTLCTTAFRRWLLDHDAPADDPAVAAIPVSVRTQEQLGTAGNQFSIMLCELPIGEPDPQHRMKLTHAAMLAAKDRFQTTPPALLHYATAALPQILHGLATRLLLRVAAPALPLANMIVSNVPGPQMPLYAGGIQVAGTYPISVLTDLSGPLNITVMSYNGHLDFGILACTDSIPDVWNIASYLRDALAELVQ; encoded by the coding sequence ATGTCCCACGCCGACCTGAAACCCGCCCGCCACCTGGACGTCCGCATCATGACACCGGGCCAACTCGCCTCCGGCACACCCGCTGAACCAGCGAAACCGTCGCAAAGAATTCCGTTATCGGGTGAGAACGGGCCGTCCCGGCAACTCAGCTCGCTCGACGTCCTACTGCTCAATGCCGAATCACCCACCATGCTGCTCCACGTCGGGTCGGTCACGCTGCTGGAACCACCCACCGCAGGTAGCGCACTGGACGTCACGGTACTGCGGCGATTGATCGCGAGCCGACTCCATCTGACCGCACCCCTGAGGTGGCGATTGCGCACCGTCCCGTTCGGTTTGGACCTCCCCTATTGGGAAGACAGCGACACAATCGACCTCGGATATCACGTGCGCGATACGCGCCTGCCCGAAGATTCCACCGACCAGGCGCTCGCCGAACTCGCCGCCCGCCTGCACGCGCAGCCACTCGACCGAAGTCGACCACTGTGGGAATGCCACCTGATCTCGGGGTTGGCCGAAGGCCGCCAAGCCATCTACACCAAGGTGCACCATGCATTGATCGATGGCGTGTCCGGAGCGGAGGTCATGGCCGCACTCTTCGACATCGTGCCCGAGTCCCAGCCGGTGCCGCCACCGCCCGACGGCCTCCGATTGGCACGAACGCCCAAGCCCGCCGAAATAGTCGGCCGCGGCATCGCACACACGGTGACCCGCCAAGCCGATCGGGTGCGCCTGCCGATGCGCCTTGGACCGATGCTGCCGAACGCACTCGCCGACATGCCCAAAGTGACTTCCACGCTGCCGGGCAACGGCCCCAATGGCACCGACCGGTCCTTCGCGTTCGTCTCGCTACCGCTCGACACAGTCAAACAGGTCAAGAACAGCTTCGGCGGCACTGTCAACGACGTGGTGATGACATTGTGCACCACCGCATTTCGCCGCTGGCTACTCGACCACGACGCACCGGCCGACGACCCGGCCGTGGCCGCCATCCCGGTATCGGTGCGCACCCAGGAGCAACTCGGCACCGCGGGCAACCAGTTCTCCATCATGCTGTGCGAACTTCCCATCGGCGAACCCGATCCACAACACCGCATGAAACTCACCCACGCCGCAATGCTCGCCGCCAAGGACCGCTTCCAAACCACCCCACCAGCCCTGCTGCACTACGCCACCGCGGCCCTACCTCAGATCCTGCACGGCCTGGCCACCCGCCTACTCCTGCGCGTCGCCGCCCCCGCACTCCCACTGGCCAACATGATCGTCTCCAACGTGCCCGGACCGCAGATGCCCTTGTACGCCGGAGGAATTCAGGTGGCCGGGACCTACCCCATCTCCGTACTCACCGACCTATCGGGCCCACTCAATATCACCGTCATGTCCTACAACGGCCACCTCGACTTCGGCATCCTCGCGTGCACCGACTCCATCCCCGACGTCTGGAACATCGCCTCCTACCTGCGAGACGCACTCGCCGAACTAGTTCAATAG
- a CDS encoding lipase family protein — protein sequence MVVTRRFLRFLRSRRSGSVRVLSALGSVALGLLLATTATAEPLYPQPDPDPFFAAPADLAAHRPGDVLDVRALPPAVLFPGATVTQVAFRSTNSQGAPIAATTTILTPIGHQPDGPLLSYQHFINALGTACSVSHQLYTGDPNLVTTASILNMALAQGWSVALPDHLGPNFAFGAARLGGQIVLDGVRAVKRLPELAVQDSRVVLAGYSGGGMATGWAAALQPSYAPELELAGAAIGGAPMNMEIMAEAVGMETHPAFGLAMAAAIGLEREYPQRMPVSAYLNKRGLAVRDAMANSCTNQILVTGVGGSAREYLASTPTAALPEARTVLRENSLEFYGGVPEIPVFEWHSPTDPLIPIEAIDHVDSRWCAAGVQLQTLQVPAFEHLSAAVIGAPGVLPWLNARILGEPAPATC from the coding sequence ATGGTCGTGACTCGTCGGTTTCTTCGCTTTCTCCGCAGCAGGCGCAGTGGTTCAGTACGGGTCCTGAGTGCGCTCGGTAGTGTGGCACTCGGGCTGCTGCTGGCGACGACGGCAACCGCAGAACCGTTGTATCCGCAGCCCGATCCGGACCCGTTCTTCGCCGCCCCGGCGGATCTGGCGGCGCACCGGCCTGGTGATGTGCTCGACGTGCGGGCGCTGCCGCCCGCGGTCCTCTTCCCCGGCGCCACCGTCACGCAGGTCGCATTCCGGTCCACCAACTCGCAGGGCGCGCCGATCGCGGCGACCACCACGATCCTTACCCCCATCGGCCATCAGCCCGACGGGCCGCTGCTGTCGTATCAGCACTTCATCAATGCGCTCGGCACCGCCTGCTCGGTATCGCACCAGCTGTACACCGGCGATCCGAATCTGGTTACCACGGCGTCGATTTTGAACATGGCGCTGGCGCAGGGCTGGAGTGTCGCGCTGCCGGATCATCTCGGCCCGAACTTCGCTTTCGGCGCTGCGCGTTTGGGCGGCCAGATCGTTTTGGACGGCGTCCGCGCGGTGAAACGGCTGCCCGAACTCGCCGTGCAGGACAGCCGGGTGGTGCTGGCCGGTTACTCCGGCGGCGGCATGGCTACCGGATGGGCAGCTGCGCTGCAGCCGTCGTACGCGCCGGAACTGGAGCTTGCGGGCGCGGCCATCGGCGGCGCTCCGATGAACATGGAGATAATGGCGGAGGCGGTGGGCATGGAGACGCATCCGGCCTTCGGGCTGGCCATGGCGGCGGCGATCGGCCTGGAGCGGGAGTATCCGCAGCGGATGCCGGTCAGCGCGTATCTCAACAAGCGCGGCTTGGCAGTCCGGGACGCCATGGCCAACAGCTGCACCAACCAGATTCTCGTCACCGGTGTCGGCGGCAGCGCCCGCGAATACCTCGCCAGCACCCCGACTGCTGCACTCCCGGAAGCTCGGACGGTGTTGAGGGAGAACAGTCTGGAATTCTACGGTGGGGTGCCGGAAATACCGGTGTTCGAATGGCATTCGCCGACCGACCCCCTGATTCCGATCGAAGCGATCGACCATGTCGACAGCCGCTGGTGTGCGGCCGGGGTGCAGCTGCAGACGCTGCAAGTGCCCGCGTTCGAGCATCTGTCGGCCGCGGTGATCGGTGCCCCCGGGGTGCTGCCCTGGCTGAACGCCCGGATTCTCGGCGAGCCGGCACCCGCCACCTGCTGA
- a CDS encoding peroxidase family protein, with translation MVSEKSAIPPPVTNPPPSRRLPPVTRLLVAVAEALDRGVGWFRLPSPLGLAVLVGLRSRLRAENLFDTGPHPDGPLPTDGSAVGEHLRARTVDGTYTTLAEPRAGSVGCRFGRNIPLKYTYPEDSDRIMEPNPRLISRDLLTRDRFQPATTLNLLAAAWIQFEVHDWVSHGDSDTEPWTIPLTDLDPWPVPPMTLPRTPTVPSPEPDGPPTYTTQESHWWDASQIYGSTPKFAAALRTGEKGRLQIDESGLPPLDVEGLLDLSGTAANAWVGLALLHSLFMREHNAICERLARRYPDMSDEQLYNTARLVNSALIAKIHTIDWTPAIIAHPTTVAAMRANWFGVLGERIARRFGRLSGNEVLCGIPGSATDDHGVPYSLTEEFVAVYRMHPLIPDEFVVRSLADDSVVAEHQLPDLGVAHIRERLAETSMDALFYSFGRANPGALALHNYPVHLQNLARPGHPLMDLATVDILRVRERGVPRYNEFRRQLRMPPVTSFDELTDNAVWARELERVYGDVEDVDLMVGLYAEPKPPGFGFSDTAFRVFVLMASRRLSGDRFFTTDFRPEIYTEAGMAWVRDNTMRSVLLRHFPTLAPALDGVANPFAPWRSVGPLREPERKRPR, from the coding sequence ATGGTCAGCGAAAAGTCGGCAATTCCACCGCCGGTGACCAATCCGCCGCCGTCGCGTCGCCTGCCGCCCGTCACCCGGCTGTTGGTCGCGGTCGCCGAGGCGCTCGATCGCGGTGTCGGCTGGTTCAGGTTGCCCTCGCCGCTGGGGTTGGCCGTCCTCGTCGGCTTGCGCAGCCGCCTGCGCGCCGAGAATCTCTTCGACACCGGTCCTCATCCGGACGGTCCGTTGCCTACCGACGGGTCTGCTGTCGGCGAACATCTGCGCGCACGAACCGTCGACGGGACCTACACCACTCTCGCCGAGCCCCGCGCGGGTTCGGTCGGCTGCCGGTTCGGTCGCAACATCCCGCTGAAATACACCTACCCGGAAGATTCCGACCGGATAATGGAACCCAACCCGCGGCTGATCAGCCGGGATCTGTTGACTCGCGACCGATTTCAGCCGGCTACCACGTTGAATCTACTGGCGGCGGCCTGGATTCAGTTCGAGGTCCACGATTGGGTCAGCCACGGTGATAGCGATACGGAGCCCTGGACGATTCCGCTGACCGATCTCGATCCGTGGCCGGTGCCGCCCATGACGCTCCCGCGCACCCCCACGGTCCCCAGCCCCGAACCCGACGGCCCCCCGACTTACACGACCCAGGAATCCCATTGGTGGGATGCCTCCCAGATCTATGGCAGCACACCGAAATTCGCCGCAGCGCTACGGACCGGGGAGAAAGGGCGACTCCAGATCGATGAATCGGGACTACCGCCGCTGGATGTGGAAGGCCTGCTGGACCTGTCCGGCACAGCCGCCAACGCCTGGGTCGGACTCGCTCTGTTGCATTCGCTGTTCATGCGCGAACACAACGCGATCTGCGAGCGCCTGGCCCGCCGCTACCCCGATATGAGCGACGAGCAGCTCTACAACACCGCCCGTCTGGTCAACTCGGCATTGATCGCCAAGATCCACACCATCGACTGGACACCGGCCATCATCGCCCACCCCACCACCGTCGCCGCCATGCGCGCCAACTGGTTCGGCGTCCTCGGGGAGCGGATCGCTCGCCGGTTCGGTCGCCTCAGCGGCAACGAAGTGTTGTGCGGCATACCCGGATCCGCCACCGATGACCACGGCGTCCCGTATTCGCTGACCGAGGAATTCGTCGCCGTGTACCGGATGCATCCCCTCATCCCCGACGAATTCGTGGTCCGCAGCCTGGCCGACGACAGTGTCGTCGCCGAGCATCAGTTACCCGATCTGGGGGTCGCCCACATCCGCGAGCGTCTGGCCGAGACATCGATGGACGCATTGTTCTACTCGTTCGGCCGCGCCAACCCCGGTGCGCTGGCCCTGCACAATTATCCGGTCCACTTGCAGAACCTCGCCCGCCCCGGCCACCCGCTGATGGATCTCGCGACCGTCGACATCCTTCGGGTCCGCGAACGAGGAGTACCGCGCTACAACGAGTTCCGCCGCCAACTGCGCATGCCACCTGTCACCTCATTCGACGAGTTGACCGACAACGCGGTGTGGGCGCGTGAACTCGAGCGGGTCTACGGCGATGTGGAAGATGTCGATCTCATGGTCGGGCTCTACGCCGAGCCCAAACCACCCGGATTCGGTTTCAGCGACACCGCATTTCGCGTGTTCGTACTGATGGCCTCGCGACGGTTGTCGGGTGACCGGTTCTTCACCACCGACTTCCGTCCCGAGATCTACACCGAGGCCGGCATGGCGTGGGTACGCGACAACACCATGCGCAGCGTCCTGCTGCGTCACTTTCCCACTTTGGCGCCCGCGCTCGACGGTGTCGCCAACCCGTTCGCTCCGTGGCGCAGCGTCGGCCCGCTGCGTGAGCCGGAAAGGAAACGACCGCGATGA
- a CDS encoding catalase family protein: MTDLTAPRTTTRSYLRYRDDLERPRPDEDRDIDKIIAVLRSNNERAYRKHKHGLRDAHAKSHGILRGELTVHPGLPPELAQGLFATPASYPVVARLSSTSGVIRSDQLRGVRGLGIKVLGVDGPRALPGDEATTQDFIMVTHREFLFADAHAYYTKGMPTAWVLARLPDPVLRAGSTVLSALDAHVLRRIGRPLPPNLGVFVRPNAHILGETFYSSAPLRYGDYIAKILYTPVSPEVSALTGQPVGHDAGINAHQDMVVDFFACHSAEYELRVQLCTDLDTMPIEDATVDWPEAESPHRTVATIRFDRQDPFTPQRRAFGDDVLSFNSWRGLDVHRPLGSINRLKQRVYEASSNYRHNVNNAPRLEPTPDQLPQ; this comes from the coding sequence ATGACCGACCTGACTGCACCGCGCACGACCACCCGCTCCTATCTTCGCTACCGCGATGACCTCGAACGGCCGCGGCCCGACGAAGACCGCGACATCGATAAAATCATCGCGGTGCTGCGCAGCAACAACGAACGCGCCTATCGCAAGCACAAGCACGGGCTGCGCGACGCGCACGCCAAGAGTCACGGCATACTGCGCGGCGAACTCACCGTTCATCCCGGCCTGCCACCCGAACTGGCCCAGGGCTTGTTCGCCACCCCGGCCTCCTATCCGGTCGTCGCCCGGTTGTCGAGTACCTCCGGTGTAATCCGCAGCGACCAGCTGCGCGGCGTGCGTGGGCTGGGAATCAAGGTGCTCGGCGTGGACGGGCCACGCGCACTGCCCGGCGACGAGGCCACCACCCAGGACTTCATCATGGTCACCCACCGTGAATTCCTGTTCGCCGACGCCCACGCCTACTACACCAAGGGAATGCCCACCGCGTGGGTGCTGGCCCGGTTGCCCGATCCCGTCCTGCGCGCGGGCAGTACCGTCCTTTCCGCGCTCGACGCGCACGTGTTGCGGCGTATCGGACGTCCCCTGCCCCCCAACCTGGGCGTGTTCGTACGGCCCAACGCCCACATCCTGGGCGAAACGTTCTATTCCTCGGCACCCCTGCGCTATGGCGACTACATCGCCAAGATCCTGTACACGCCGGTTTCGCCGGAAGTCAGCGCCCTGACGGGTCAACCGGTGGGCCACGACGCCGGCATCAACGCCCACCAGGACATGGTCGTCGACTTCTTCGCCTGCCACAGCGCCGAATACGAGCTGCGCGTGCAGCTGTGCACCGACCTCGACACCATGCCGATCGAGGACGCCACCGTCGACTGGCCGGAAGCCGAATCACCGCACCGGACGGTGGCGACCATCCGCTTCGACCGCCAGGACCCCTTCACCCCGCAACGGCGCGCCTTCGGTGACGACGTGTTGTCGTTCAATTCCTGGCGTGGTCTGGATGTCCACCGGCCACTGGGATCGATCAACCGGCTCAAGCAGCGCGTGTACGAAGCGTCCAGCAACTATCGTCACAACGTCAACAACGCCCCCCGTCTCGAACCCACCCCCGACCAACTTCCACAATGA